The following proteins are co-located in the Dromaius novaehollandiae isolate bDroNov1 chromosome 10, bDroNov1.hap1, whole genome shotgun sequence genome:
- the LOC112992372 gene encoding olfactory receptor 11A1-like: MSQLEWKNKTAVTEFILLGFGNGPELHSLLFLMCLAIYIVTITGNISIIVLVMANRHLHTPMYFFLGNLSCLEICYSSNILPRMLFSYLDGDRSISVNGCFTQYYFFGCLAAAECYLLAAMSYDRYLAVCRPLHYPLCMNGKLCLQLGAASWISGFLSNSILMFLISNLDFCGPNEIEHFFCDSFPIIKLSCSDIHVAELVTSVVAGICSLPPFLLTFSSYFSIIVIVMRIPSATGRKKAFSTCSSHLIVVILFYWSILTVCVFPHYNTRISLNKVFSVFYTILTPLVNPLIYSLRNKEVKEALQKQTSKLLDFRELFCIFKKGK, from the coding sequence ATGTCACAGCTGGAGTGGAAGAACAAAACAGCTGTTACAGAATTCATCCTCCTGGGATTCGGAAATGGCCCTGAACTacattctcttctcttcctgaTGTGCTTGGCAATCTATATTGTGACCATAACTGGAAACATCTCCATCATTGTGCTGGTCATGGCTAATCGGCACCTTCACACCCCAATGTACTTTTTCCTGGGCAATTTGTCCTGCCTGGAAATCTGCTACAGTTCAAACATCTTGCCGAGGATGCTGTTTAGTTATCTGGATGGAGACAGAAGTATTTCAGTCAATGGATGTTTCACACAATACTATTTCTTTGGTTGCTTAGCAGCTGCAGAGTGTTATCTCCTAGCAGCAATGTCCTATGATAGGTACCTAGCAGtgtgcagacccctgcactacccACTGTGTATGAATGGCAAGCTCTGTCTACAACTTGGTGCTGCATCTTGGATAAGTGGCTTTCTGTCTAATTCTATATTGATGTTTCTGATCTCAAATTTAGACTTCTGTGGTCCCAATGAAATTGAACATTTTTTCTGTGATTCCTTCCCAATCATAAAACTCTCCTGTAGTGACATCCATGTGGCGGAACTTGTCACTTCTGTTGTGGCGGGCATATGCTCACTGCCTCCATTTCTATTGACCTTCTCATCCTATTTCTCCATCATTGTCATAGTCATGAGGATTCCTTCTGCCACTGGAAGGAAAAAGGCCTTTTCCACTTGCTCCTCACACCTTATTGTGGTGATACTTTTTTATTGGTCAATATTAACTGTCTGTGTATTTCCTCATTACAATACTCGAATATCTCTAAACAAagtcttttctgtcttttatacCATTCTCACTCCCTTGGTCAATCCTCTCATCTACAGTTTGAGAAACAAAGAAGTAAAGGAAGCTCTGCAAAAACAGACAAGTAAATTACTGGATTTCAGAgaattgttttgtatttttaaaaaaggcaaataa